From the Acidilutibacter cellobiosedens genome, one window contains:
- the thpR gene encoding RNA 2',3'-cyclic phosphodiesterase, protein MRLFIAVNFSEEIKDELFHISDKLKRFSERGSFSLKDNIHLTVIFLGEVENSKIETIKISMDDSVKNISSFPIIIEDIGNFERNDGLILWVGINDNENLNLIHKNLSKNLSDKGFEMEKRRYSPHLTLGRRVVFKKNSNDLKKTLNFPPIKFTLNHIDLMKSERINNRMVYTNIHSSFFK, encoded by the coding sequence ATGAGATTATTCATAGCCGTTAATTTCAGTGAAGAAATAAAAGATGAGCTTTTTCATATTTCCGATAAATTGAAACGGTTTTCAGAAAGAGGAAGTTTTTCGCTTAAAGATAATATTCACTTAACTGTGATATTCTTGGGAGAAGTTGAAAATTCAAAAATAGAAACAATAAAAATCTCTATGGATGATTCTGTTAAAAATATTTCTTCTTTCCCCATAATTATTGAAGATATCGGAAACTTTGAAAGAAATGACGGATTGATACTTTGGGTAGGAATTAATGACAACGAAAATTTAAATTTAATTCACAAAAATCTTTCAAAAAATCTTTCGGATAAAGGTTTCGAGATGGAAAAGCGGAGGTATTCTCCTCATTTGACGTTGGGAAGAAGAGTAGTATTCAAAAAAAATTCCAATGATCTAAAAAAAACTTTGAACTTTCCTCCAATAAAGTTTACTTTAAATCACATAGATCTGATGAAAAGCGAAAGAATAAATAACAGAATGGTCTATACCAATATTCACAGCAGTTTTTTCAAATAA
- a CDS encoding DEAD/DEAH box helicase, with protein MLKINDRILMDIAKSYESYIRGRQYYENGRVSNVKFNKECTRFKGIVRGNENYEVSAVFDGMGNLLSSSCTCPAYAKYSGDCKHIIAFLLKIKEFESMGAFGERIDKNSAKNIIEYYRDKDEEEKISVNIECEYEFSMKPYQKVGESSYLNLKIGEDRLYVVKNIKGFLRSLETGEDINFGKNFKFSPQIHKFKDEDMGIINFLRLLYENYEINYSEYGFKKENIFRNQKVLLTPIALKSFFSLMNGKKFNADIMGRKYENITIMEDDLLFNMKIKGRNSDLIMGVDSGEDTFPLTSDGEYFFHGNQIYRISKEQREKVVPLYNEIMHSKNGILRIPEQYKEDFISEVLPNIKNKVNLSIDKKVEDAIYSPEFKCDIYFDRQDEVILGKVSFIYEDIIINPFSSRMDVSVNKERILLRDREKEKYIFKLLEEGDFRVIDGGIYIDKEEKIFDFIYEVIPKLQECCNIYYSESFKGLSIKNSSYFSGGIKLNKKLNMLEFNFEIDGIDSKELEQVFKSIKEKKKYFRLKDGSFLPLDNKELMDVRNIAEYFGTDKRKFKNGTMTIHRFNSICLNNFLKEKGLNFVKEDDNFKKLVQDINEPNDIEYEIPAELKGILRDYQKFGFKWLKTLSKYGFGGILADDMGLGKTLQIITFLLSEKREKGPMPSLIIAPTSLVYNWEEEVRKFTSDLKVLIIVGNKPGRKELIKSLGDYDMVITSYPLIRRDIDLYQKFDFRCCILDEAQHIKNYRSLNANSVKKIKANNYFALTGTPMENSLIELWSIFDFLMPGYLLSNRKFLEKYEKPIVKGQDERTLDDLNNRIKPFILRRLKKDVLKELPDKIEQRIVVDMTKEQKKIYLAYLKSIRGEIEKEIKDKGFNKSQIKILAGLTRLRQICCHPAIFIENYTGESGKLNSLEEILKDAIDGGRRILLFSQFTTMLGIIKTMLEKNNISYMYLDGSVIPQERGNLVREFNEGVGKVFLISLKAGGTGLNLIGADMVIHFDPWWNPAVEEQATDRAYRIGQKNTVQVIKLVTKGTIEEKIFKLQERKKEIIDKVIVEGETLISKMSQDEISYLFES; from the coding sequence ATGTTAAAAATAAATGACAGGATTCTTATGGATATAGCTAAAAGTTATGAGTCCTATATAAGAGGCAGACAATATTATGAAAATGGAAGAGTATCCAATGTGAAATTTAATAAGGAGTGTACCCGATTCAAGGGAATCGTAAGGGGAAATGAGAACTATGAGGTTTCCGCTGTCTTTGACGGTATGGGAAATCTTTTATCCTCCAGTTGTACATGTCCTGCCTATGCTAAATATTCGGGTGACTGTAAACATATAATTGCCTTTTTACTTAAGATAAAAGAATTTGAATCGATGGGAGCCTTTGGAGAAAGAATTGATAAAAACAGTGCTAAAAATATAATAGAGTATTATAGAGATAAAGATGAAGAAGAAAAAATTTCAGTAAATATAGAATGCGAATACGAATTCAGTATGAAGCCATATCAAAAAGTAGGAGAGTCCTCATATCTGAATTTAAAAATTGGAGAAGATAGGTTATATGTAGTTAAGAATATAAAGGGTTTTCTTCGAAGTTTAGAGACCGGTGAAGATATAAATTTTGGAAAAAATTTTAAATTTTCTCCTCAAATTCATAAATTCAAAGATGAAGATATGGGAATTATCAACTTCTTAAGGCTCCTATATGAAAATTATGAAATAAATTATTCTGAATATGGCTTTAAGAAAGAAAATATTTTTAGAAATCAAAAAGTCCTTCTTACTCCCATAGCCTTAAAAAGTTTTTTTAGTCTGATGAATGGGAAAAAATTCAATGCCGATATAATGGGAAGAAAATATGAGAATATAACAATAATGGAAGATGATCTGCTTTTTAACATGAAGATTAAGGGCAGAAATTCAGATTTAATAATGGGTGTTGATTCCGGGGAAGATACTTTCCCTCTTACTTCCGATGGTGAATACTTTTTTCACGGAAATCAAATATATAGGATTTCCAAAGAACAAAGAGAAAAAGTCGTTCCTTTATATAATGAAATAATGCATAGTAAAAATGGAATTTTGAGAATACCGGAACAATATAAGGAGGACTTCATTTCGGAAGTCTTGCCTAATATTAAAAATAAAGTTAATTTAAGTATAGACAAAAAGGTAGAAGATGCAATATATAGTCCTGAATTCAAATGTGATATTTATTTTGACAGACAGGACGAGGTAATCTTAGGCAAAGTAAGTTTTATATATGAAGACATAATTATAAATCCTTTCAGCTCAAGGATGGATGTTTCTGTAAACAAGGAGAGAATATTGCTCAGGGACAGAGAAAAGGAAAAATATATTTTTAAATTGCTGGAAGAAGGAGACTTTAGAGTTATAGATGGAGGAATATACATAGACAAGGAAGAAAAAATATTTGATTTTATATATGAAGTTATTCCAAAATTACAGGAATGTTGTAATATATATTATTCGGAAAGTTTTAAAGGTTTAAGTATTAAGAATTCCTCATATTTCTCGGGAGGAATAAAACTTAATAAAAAATTAAACATGTTAGAATTTAATTTTGAAATAGATGGGATTGATTCTAAAGAATTAGAACAGGTGTTTAAATCCATAAAGGAAAAGAAAAAATATTTTAGATTAAAAGACGGTTCATTTTTGCCTCTCGACAACAAGGAACTTATGGATGTCAGGAATATAGCAGAATATTTCGGCACTGACAAAAGAAAGTTTAAAAATGGGACCATGACTATACATCGATTTAATTCAATTTGTCTAAATAATTTTTTGAAGGAAAAGGGATTAAATTTTGTAAAAGAGGATGATAATTTCAAGAAACTTGTTCAAGATATAAATGAACCGAATGACATAGAATATGAAATACCGGCGGAACTAAAAGGCATTCTCAGAGATTATCAGAAATTTGGATTCAAGTGGTTAAAAACTTTATCAAAGTATGGATTCGGAGGGATATTGGCAGACGATATGGGGCTTGGAAAAACCCTTCAAATTATTACGTTTTTACTTTCGGAAAAGAGGGAAAAAGGCCCTATGCCTTCTCTTATAATAGCACCCACGTCTTTAGTGTATAACTGGGAAGAAGAAGTACGCAAATTTACATCGGATCTCAAGGTACTGATAATTGTAGGAAACAAACCGGGAAGAAAGGAATTGATTAAAAGCTTAGGAGATTATGATATGGTTATAACATCTTATCCTCTTATCAGAAGGGATATAGATCTTTATCAAAAATTTGACTTCAGGTGTTGTATATTAGATGAAGCACAGCATATAAAAAATTATCGTTCATTAAATGCAAATTCGGTAAAAAAAATAAAGGCAAATAATTATTTTGCCCTGACAGGAACTCCTATGGAAAATTCGTTAATAGAATTGTGGTCTATTTTTGATTTTTTAATGCCCGGATATTTATTGTCCAACAGAAAATTTTTAGAAAAATATGAAAAACCTATTGTTAAGGGACAAGATGAAAGAACCCTTGATGACTTAAACAATCGTATAAAACCTTTTATTCTCAGAAGGCTTAAAAAAGACGTATTAAAGGAGTTGCCAGATAAAATAGAGCAAAGAATAGTCGTGGATATGACAAAAGAACAGAAAAAAATATATCTTGCTTATCTGAAATCAATTAGAGGGGAAATAGAAAAGGAAATAAAGGATAAAGGATTTAATAAAAGTCAGATTAAAATTTTAGCAGGGCTTACAAGATTGAGACAGATATGCTGTCATCCGGCAATATTCATTGAAAATTACACAGGGGAAAGCGGAAAGCTAAATTCTCTTGAGGAAATACTAAAGGATGCTATAGACGGAGGTAGGAGAATTCTTTTGTTTTCTCAGTTTACTACTATGCTTGGAATTATAAAGACCATGTTGGAAAAAAACAACATATCCTATATGTATCTTGATGGTTCTGTAATTCCGCAGGAAAGGGGAAATTTAGTCAGAGAATTTAATGAAGGTGTGGGAAAGGTGTTTTTAATATCGCTAAAAGCCGGAGGAACAGGATTAAATCTAATCGGAGCCGATATGGTAATACATTTTGATCCCTGGTGGAATCCTGCTGTGGAAGAACAAGCTACGGATAGGGCTTACAGAATAGGACAGAAGAATACGGTTCAGGTTATAAAGTTGGTGACTAAGGGGACTATTGAAGAAAAGATATTTAAGCTTCAGGAAAGAAAAAAGGAAATAATAGACAAAGTAATAGTAGAAGGAGAAACCCTTATATCCAAGATGAGCCAAGATGAAATAAGTTATTTATTTGAATCATAA
- the purB gene encoding adenylosuccinate lyase gives MLKNTYESPFNTRYASKEMQYLFSPDMKFKTWRRLWIALAKAEKELGLNITEEQIDEMISHKDDINYEEAEEREREVRHDVMAHVYAYGLQCPKAKPIIHLGATSCYVGDNTDIIIMVEALKLIRKKVINVINSLSKFAYKYREMPTLAFTHFQPAQLTTVGKRATLWIQDLLLDLEDIDYQLSKTKLLGCKGTTGTQASFLELFEGDQEKVKKLDMMIAKQMGFEKVFPVSGQTYTRKLDSQFLNILSGIAQSAYKFSNDIRLLQHLKEIEEPFEKHQIGSSAMAYKRNPMRCERISSLSRYVIVNALNPAITASTQWFERTLDDSANRRISISEGFLAVDSILNIYMNVADGLVVYPKVIEQRIKQELPFMATENIMMDAVKRGGDRQELHEHIRVHSMAASRTVKIEGKPNDLIERIAKDKMFGLTKEEIMSIMEPKNFIGRSKEQVEEFLEKYINPVIEKNKDILNMKSELTV, from the coding sequence ATGTTGAAGAATACTTATGAAAGTCCTTTTAATACGAGATATGCAAGTAAGGAAATGCAATATTTGTTTTCGCCGGATATGAAGTTTAAAACGTGGAGGAGGCTGTGGATTGCGTTAGCTAAGGCTGAGAAGGAGTTGGGGCTTAATATCACGGAGGAACAGATAGATGAGATGATAAGTCACAAAGATGACATAAATTATGAGGAAGCGGAAGAAAGGGAGAGAGAAGTACGCCATGACGTAATGGCCCATGTATATGCTTATGGACTTCAATGCCCTAAGGCAAAGCCCATTATACATCTGGGAGCAACTTCCTGTTATGTAGGAGATAATACTGATATAATTATAATGGTGGAAGCACTGAAGCTTATTCGCAAAAAAGTAATAAATGTAATAAATTCACTGTCTAAATTTGCTTATAAATATAGAGAAATGCCTACTTTGGCTTTTACTCATTTTCAACCTGCCCAGCTTACTACGGTAGGGAAAAGAGCGACCTTATGGATTCAGGATTTACTTCTTGACTTGGAGGATATTGATTACCAGTTATCAAAAACAAAACTTCTTGGCTGTAAAGGAACTACCGGCACTCAAGCAAGTTTTTTGGAACTGTTTGAAGGAGACCAGGAAAAAGTTAAAAAGCTTGACATGATGATTGCAAAGCAGATGGGGTTTGAGAAAGTATTTCCCGTCTCAGGGCAGACTTATACCAGAAAGTTAGACAGCCAATTTTTGAATATTCTCAGCGGAATAGCTCAAAGTGCGTATAAATTCAGCAATGATATTCGTCTCCTTCAGCATTTGAAGGAAATAGAAGAGCCCTTTGAAAAGCATCAAATCGGTTCTTCAGCTATGGCGTATAAGAGAAACCCAATGCGTTGTGAAAGGATATCTTCGTTATCAAGATATGTAATAGTTAATGCTTTAAACCCTGCCATAACGGCAAGTACTCAATGGTTTGAAAGAACATTGGATGATTCGGCAAACAGACGTATAAGTATTTCGGAAGGATTTTTAGCTGTGGATTCAATTCTTAATATATATATGAATGTAGCTGATGGCCTTGTAGTATATCCTAAGGTAATTGAACAAAGAATAAAGCAGGAGCTTCCCTTTATGGCTACTGAAAATATAATGATGGATGCAGTTAAAAGGGGAGGAGACAGGCAAGAGCTTCACGAGCACATAAGGGTTCATTCTATGGCTGCATCAAGAACTGTAAAGATTGAGGGCAAGCCCAATGATTTAATAGAGAGGATTGCTAAAGACAAAATGTTTGGCTTAACTAAGGAAGAAATTATGAGTATTATGGAACCTAAAAATTTTATCGGCAGATCTAAAGAACAGGTAGAAGAGTTTTTAGAAAAATATATAAATCCTGTTATTGAGAAAAATAAAGATATACTAAACATGAAATCAGAGTTAACTGTATAA
- a CDS encoding acyl-[acyl-carrier-protein] thioesterase, producing MVVNSIFKKRYHLEFDDVDFMKKLKLSTLFLFFQEAANLHSEELGVGLDTLDKEYNVAWVLIRLKADIIRYPQWNDEIIMETWHQEPKKYEFERDFIVRDIHGNIIIRSISTWVIIDKTTRELKKSSLIPYKPSSIIERRAIECKLGKLKAVKEREVIYKRIVGYSDIDVNGHLNNSKYIDFIMDCFSFEDHKRYRVKSIQINYMNEALPDDAILICKDVSKFDENIMYMEGIREKNNDIVFRADIEIEKNI from the coding sequence ATGGTGGTAAATTCAATATTTAAAAAAAGATATCATTTGGAATTTGATGATGTGGATTTCATGAAAAAGTTAAAATTAAGTACTCTATTTTTATTTTTTCAAGAAGCTGCAAATTTACATTCCGAGGAACTTGGTGTGGGACTTGATACTTTAGATAAGGAGTATAATGTGGCTTGGGTTTTGATTAGGCTTAAGGCTGATATAATAAGATATCCTCAGTGGAATGATGAGATAATTATGGAAACTTGGCATCAGGAGCCTAAAAAATATGAGTTTGAAAGAGATTTTATTGTAAGAGATATTCATGGAAACATAATTATCAGAAGTATTTCCACTTGGGTAATAATTGATAAAACTACAAGGGAGTTAAAGAAAAGCAGCTTAATTCCATATAAACCCTCGTCTATAATTGAAAGGCGAGCTATTGAATGTAAATTGGGAAAATTAAAAGCAGTTAAAGAGCGTGAGGTTATATATAAAAGAATCGTGGGATATAGCGATATTGATGTGAACGGACATCTTAACAATTCAAAATATATTGATTTTATTATGGATTGTTTTTCCTTTGAAGATCATAAAAGATATAGAGTCAAATCCATTCAGATTAATTATATGAATGAAGCTCTGCCTGATGATGCTATTTTAATTTGCAAGGACGTTTCTAAATTTGATGAAAATATAATGTATATGGAAGGAATCAGAGAAAAGAACAATGATATTGTATTTAGGGCGGATATAGAAATAGAAAAAAATATATAA
- a CDS encoding ECF transporter S component, giving the protein MKKFTTRDLILSGILLALGIIIPMIFHAVGGMAGSVLLPMHIPVLIGGFMLPPLFAFLLGLITPLLNSIFTGMPPMFPMALIMMFELGTYGLAAALAVRKLRLSSIPSLIISMISGRVIAGIIVFILSSFFGVQMNAFTYVKGAVVTGLPGIVIQLILIPSLMQVLGKNYKVGTNN; this is encoded by the coding sequence ATGAAAAAATTTACTACAAGAGATTTAATTTTATCCGGTATATTGTTGGCATTGGGAATTATAATTCCGATGATATTCCATGCTGTGGGAGGTATGGCGGGTTCTGTGCTTTTACCTATGCATATACCGGTTTTAATAGGAGGATTTATGTTGCCGCCATTATTCGCTTTTTTATTGGGACTGATTACGCCTTTGCTGAATAGCATTTTCACGGGTATGCCGCCCATGTTTCCGATGGCCTTAATTATGATGTTTGAATTAGGAACTTATGGATTGGCAGCGGCTTTGGCCGTTAGAAAATTAAGACTTTCTTCCATACCGTCCCTTATTATTTCTATGATTTCAGGAAGGGTGATAGCAGGGATAATTGTATTTATACTGTCTTCGTTCTTCGGAGTGCAGATGAATGCCTTTACTTACGTTAAAGGAGCTGTAGTTACGGGACTTCCGGGGATAGTCATTCAATTGATACTTATACCTTCTTTGATGCAGGTTTTGGGGAAAAATTATAAAGTAGGTACAAATAATTAA
- the namA gene encoding NADPH dehydrogenase NamA, which translates to MKTFKEYDLKGMNLRNRIVMPPMCMYSSDNDGFVKDFHKTHYISRAVGGVGLIIVEATAVVPRGRISSNDLGIWKDEHIPGLRSLVEGCKEYGAKIAVQLAHAGRKCDADEEYTVAPSSIDFSGHYKIPKELTIDEIKEIIKNFRDAAKRADKAGFDAIEIHGAHGYLIHEFLSPLSNRRTDEYGGSLENRTRFLREIIAAVKEVWPKDKPILLRVSADDYKEGGIDIKEMVKIINTVKNEIDIVHVSSGGLLEDVKIKTYPGYQVSYAEAIRKECGIPTIAVGLIKEYDHVEDILSNNRADLVALGRELLRNPYWVLINAYKHGYNTDVEYPKQYERGFK; encoded by the coding sequence TTGAAAACTTTTAAAGAGTATGATTTAAAGGGAATGAATTTAAGAAACAGAATAGTGATGCCTCCCATGTGTATGTATTCCTCGGATAATGATGGATTTGTAAAGGATTTTCACAAAACTCATTATATATCAAGGGCTGTCGGAGGCGTCGGATTGATTATCGTAGAAGCCACGGCTGTAGTTCCGAGGGGAAGAATAAGCAGTAATGATCTGGGAATATGGAAAGATGAACATATACCCGGGTTAAGGTCATTGGTTGAGGGCTGCAAAGAATACGGCGCAAAAATAGCTGTCCAATTGGCTCATGCAGGGAGAAAATGCGATGCGGACGAAGAATATACCGTTGCCCCTTCTTCTATTGATTTCAGCGGCCATTATAAAATTCCAAAGGAGTTAACCATAGATGAAATAAAAGAGATAATAAAAAATTTCAGAGACGCAGCAAAAAGAGCCGATAAAGCAGGATTTGACGCAATAGAAATTCATGGAGCTCACGGATATTTAATTCATGAATTTCTGTCGCCTCTTTCTAACAGAAGAACCGATGAATATGGGGGCAGTTTAGAAAACAGAACAAGGTTTTTGAGAGAAATTATAGCCGCAGTCAAAGAAGTCTGGCCTAAAGACAAGCCGATTCTCCTCAGAGTTTCTGCCGACGATTATAAAGAAGGCGGCATTGATATTAAAGAAATGGTCAAAATAATCAATACAGTAAAAAATGAAATAGATATTGTCCATGTAAGTTCGGGAGGGTTATTGGAAGACGTGAAAATCAAAACTTATCCGGGTTATCAAGTCTCCTATGCCGAAGCTATAAGAAAAGAATGCGGCATACCGACAATTGCTGTAGGTTTAATTAAGGAATACGACCATGTAGAGGATATACTTTCAAATAACAGAGCAGATTTGGTAGCTCTCGGAAGGGAATTGCTGAGAAACCCCTATTGGGTATTGATTAACGCTTATAAACACGGGTATAACACGGACGTAGAATATCCGAAGCAGTATGAAAGAGGGTTTAAATAA
- a CDS encoding S8 family serine peptidase, giving the protein MVIAVIDTGIDAEHVDLDGGKVIGWYDALNGKANPYDDEGHGTHVSSIAAGTGEGNLNTQVGFAPGAALVGVKVLDENGNGSNENMIDGLEWIYNNIDKYKIDVVNMSIGTHLPYIDVEEIIDLINAIDSEGVPVFVSAGNEGDGEKLGRYYDTLTTYAKYTSTSVGSVRDPYEGGWGLSKFSSRGTGSQGPYIVAPGHNIRAAEANSRSAYVTLSGTSMSTPAVAGTFALMYDAAYSTGNSEISFSAFDMGPNDYDKLYGNGNLLGYESIRRAGEYTGSFDNHRTYIRNPEGYIEKGKAVLFPIEVNSSSEDLNVNMLILDENNENLDIVIWEAGTDPFAGDPSTYLIGEEEKMPHEHIRIESPKVGTYYIGVAAIEDSGNYSLEITGYNIDIGE; this is encoded by the coding sequence GTGGTAATAGCCGTCATAGATACGGGAATAGATGCGGAACATGTGGACTTAGACGGGGGAAAAGTTATCGGATGGTATGATGCATTAAACGGAAAAGCAAATCCATATGACGATGAAGGTCATGGAACCCATGTTTCCAGTATCGCAGCCGGTACGGGAGAAGGAAATCTCAATACTCAAGTGGGTTTTGCACCGGGTGCTGCTTTAGTTGGTGTAAAGGTATTAGATGAAAACGGGAATGGTTCTAATGAGAATATGATAGATGGTCTTGAATGGATATATAATAATATTGATAAATATAAAATTGACGTTGTAAATATGAGTATAGGAACACATCTTCCATATATAGATGTCGAAGAGATAATTGATTTAATAAATGCTATAGACAGTGAAGGAGTGCCGGTATTTGTTTCTGCGGGAAATGAGGGAGACGGAGAAAAGTTAGGCAGATACTATGATACTTTAACTACCTATGCTAAATATACATCAACATCTGTGGGAAGTGTCAGGGACCCTTACGAGGGTGGATGGGGATTAAGCAAGTTTTCATCCAGAGGTACAGGCAGTCAAGGGCCTTATATAGTTGCCCCAGGGCATAATATCAGGGCGGCTGAAGCTAATTCTCGGAGTGCATATGTTACGTTAAGCGGTACATCTATGTCTACTCCGGCAGTTGCCGGAACCTTCGCACTTATGTATGATGCAGCATACAGTACGGGGAATTCGGAAATAAGTTTTTCGGCATTTGATATGGGGCCCAATGATTATGATAAATTATATGGTAATGGAAATTTACTTGGATACGAATCTATAAGAAGAGCCGGTGAATATACAGGAAGCTTTGATAATCATCGTACTTATATCAGAAACCCTGAAGGTTATATTGAAAAAGGGAAAGCGGTACTATTTCCGATAGAAGTGAACTCATCATCGGAAGATCTTAATGTGAATATGTTAATATTGGATGAAAATAATGAAAATTTAGATATAGTTATATGGGAAGCGGGAACAGATCCTTTTGCAGGAGACCCGTCAACATATTTAATTGGAGAAGAAGAAAAGATGCCACATGAACATATAAGAATAGAAAGTCCCAAAGTAGGTACCTATTATATAGGAGTGGCAGCTATAGAGGATTCGGGAAATTATTCATTAGAGATTACTGGATATAATATAGATATAGGTGAATGA
- a CDS encoding adenylosuccinate synthase, whose translation MVKAIVGANWGDEGKGKITDMFAKESDIVIRFQGGSNAGHTIVNEHGKFALHQLPSGVFFDHVTNIIGNGVALNIPNLIKEIKQIEEKGVKKPKILVSDRTQILMSYHILFDKYEEERLSKKQFGSTKSGIAPFYSDKYYKRGLQINDLFYEDSLREKVEEICTIKNVTLKYLYNKPELDPDELMKELMEYKREIEPYVANTFEFIHKALDEDKKILLEGQLGALKDPDFGIYPYVTSSSTLAGFGTVGAGIPPYKITDVISVVKAYSSAVGAGPFVTEIFGEEGDELRRRGGDGGEYGATTGRPRRVGWLDMVATRYGCKAQGATEIAFTVLDVLGYLDTIPVCVAYEIDGKETKEFPANAQLEKAKPIFKYFPGWKCDIRGIKEYKDLPQNAKNYIKFVEEYINVPIKLISNGPRRDDIIRL comes from the coding sequence ATGGTAAAAGCTATAGTTGGAGCAAATTGGGGTGATGAGGGGAAAGGTAAAATTACCGACATGTTTGCAAAGGAATCCGATATAGTTATCAGATTTCAAGGTGGAAGTAATGCAGGTCATACCATAGTAAATGAACATGGCAAATTTGCTCTCCATCAGTTACCCTCAGGAGTATTTTTCGATCATGTTACCAATATAATCGGCAATGGAGTTGCTCTTAATATACCGAACTTAATAAAGGAAATTAAGCAGATTGAAGAAAAGGGAGTTAAAAAACCTAAAATACTTGTTTCAGATCGTACCCAGATATTGATGTCCTACCATATTTTATTTGATAAATATGAGGAAGAAAGGCTTTCAAAAAAACAATTTGGTTCTACTAAATCGGGAATTGCACCATTTTATTCTGATAAATATTATAAAAGGGGTCTTCAAATAAACGATTTGTTCTATGAAGATTCGTTGAGAGAAAAAGTTGAGGAAATTTGCACCATAAAAAATGTAACATTAAAGTACTTATATAATAAGCCTGAGTTAGATCCTGATGAGTTAATGAAGGAATTAATGGAATATAAAAGGGAAATAGAACCTTATGTTGCAAATACTTTTGAATTCATTCACAAGGCTTTAGATGAAGATAAAAAGATACTTTTAGAGGGACAATTGGGGGCATTGAAAGACCCTGATTTTGGAATATATCCCTATGTAACTTCTTCTTCCACTTTAGCAGGGTTTGGCACAGTAGGAGCAGGAATTCCTCCTTATAAAATAACAGATGTAATATCTGTTGTTAAAGCTTATTCAAGCGCGGTAGGAGCAGGTCCCTTTGTAACCGAGATATTCGGAGAAGAAGGGGACGAACTGAGAAGAAGAGGAGGAGACGGAGGAGAATACGGGGCAACTACAGGAAGACCCAGAAGGGTAGGCTGGCTTGATATGGTTGCCACAAGATACGGCTGTAAAGCACAAGGGGCTACGGAAATTGCATTTACGGTATTGGATGTATTAGGATATTTGGACACTATTCCTGTTTGTGTGGCTTACGAAATAGACGGGAAAGAAACAAAGGAGTTTCCCGCTAACGCCCAACTTGAAAAAGCCAAACCGATATTTAAATATTTCCCCGGATGGAAATGCGATATCAGAGGAATTAAGGAATATAAGGATTTACCTCAAAACGCTAAGAATTATATAAAATTTGTAGAAGAATATATAAATGTCCCCATTAAATTAATATCAAACGGTCCGAGAAGAGACGATATAATTCGCCTGTAA